The DNA segment CTGCTTTCTGTTGGCAATCATACCGGAATAAATGACCCAGTCGATGATCGGCTCCCGCGCGAAATTTTTCTCAGCCAGAATTTCCCCAATCCCTTCAATTCCGAAACCGTTATCGAGATCGCTCTTCCGCGCGCTGGGAATGCCCGCCTTGAACTATATAATATTCTGGGACAGACGATATCGGTTCTGCATGACGGCATTTTACCGGCCGGCCGGTGGCGGTTCCGCTGGAACGGCTCGATAACCGACGGCCGTCCCGCCCCGAGCGGCATCTATTTCTATCGCCTGGATATTTCCGGTACGAGCCGCACCAAAAAACTTGTCCTGCTTAAATAACCATCACAATTTCCGCCTATACCTTTATCGCGGGCCTGAAACTTATTCCCCTCTGATTACGTCAAATATTCAGGAGCAACCAAAATTTCGGGAGACCGCGCATGAAGAGTTTATTAATTGGGCTTTTAATCGGAATCGGGGCGGCCTTTCTGACGGCCCCGGTCTTCGCCAGGCAGGGGGAAATCTACGGAAAGATTTATACGGTTGATAACGATGTCCTGGAGGGGTTCATTCGCTGGGACAAAAATGAAGCGTCATGGACCGATGTCTTCGACGGCCTGAAAGATCGCGGCTCGGAACGGGTTAATCGGACCCGGGAAGATCGCCGCAAAGAATATGACCGTACCGTCAAAATATTCGGAATCTCCATTTTCCGGGAAACGGGCGACAACACCAAACTTTTCGACAGCGATCAATCCCAGTCAGGAATACGATTCGGTCAGATCAGGAGCATTATCCCTGATGGGGATGATGCTGTCAGGTTAATCCTGAAATCGGGGGAGAAGGTGGAATTTCGGAACGGTTCGACCGATTTCGGCAGTGGCATTCGAGGGGTCGTCATTGACGATAAAAAGGACGGGCCGACCGAGTTATACTGGGAAGATATTGATAAAATCGATTTGGAGGAAGCACCGAAAGTTGAGTCGAAAATGGGGAAACGGCTCTATGGCAAAGTGATCACGCGGCAGGGGGCCGAATTCACCGGTTTTGTGGCCTGGGATTCGGATGAAGTTTATGATACCGATATCCTTGACGGTCGTGACCGTCACCGGGGACGCAAGATCGAGTTCGCGAATCTGAAGTCGATAGAAAGAAATTCCTCGCGGTCATCGATGGTCGCTCTGAAAGACGGACGGGAACTGCGGCTCGAAGATTCAAACGATATCGATTCCGGCAATCGCGGTATTTGCGTCTCCGACCCCAAATTGGGACGGATCGAAATCAGCTGGGACGAATTCGATATGATTGACTTCATGGATCCCCCGCCGGGAATGCCCTATGCGGCTTTTGACGGCGGAAAAAGACTTCACGGCACGGTTTATACCGATGGGGGTGAAAAGTATACCGGCGACATCAGGTGGGATGACGACGAAGAAAGCACCTGGGAACTGCTGAACGGGATTTACGAAGATGTCGATATGGCGATTGAATTCGGCGAGGTCAAGTCGATCGAGAAAATTTCATCGCGGACCAGCCTTGTGACTCTAAAAGATGGCCGCTCTTTCCGGCTCAAGGGTTCCAATGATATCGACAGCGGTAACCGCGGCATTTTTGTCGATAGCGGAAAAGATAAAACCTGGATCAATTGGGACGAGTTTGAGAAGGCGGAATTTACGAACTGAAAACATTATCTCCTCCATTCTGATAAAAGGCCGCCGGGTGCCGCAATCCGGCGGTCTTTTCATTGCTAAAAAAAAAGGGAGCCAACTTAGCGATTGGCTCCCTTGATTAATTCCAGGACCGACTAAAGCAATATACTAATTGGCGCCCTTAGCGGCCTGAAGGTCTTTAACGTGGGCCTCGGCTTCCTGTACCAGGTTTTTTGCCCGCGGATTATTCCGAGCGGCCTTGATGAATTTGTTCCAGTAGGCCACGACCTGATCGGTCTTGTCCTGATTGATCTGCTCGAAGGAAATGGCCAGATCCCGGGCCGCCAGATAATTGTCCGGTTTAATTCTCGTGGCTTCTTCGAACATCTTGACGGCGCCGGCATAATTTTCCTGAACCTGATAAATCTTACCGATAGCGCTATAGGCGAAGAAATTGTCCTTATTCAATTCGATCGCCTTATTATAGGCCGCAATCGCTTCAGGATACTTTTTCAGGCTCTGATATCCTTTCCCCAAGAGATAAAATCCCATATCATCGGTCGGAACCTTTTCGGTGTAAATTTTCATATTGTCGACCAATCCCGGCCAATTTCCCTGGGCATGATACAAGAGACCGATATCCTTATAAACATCGTAATAATCGGGCTTATTTTTAAGAGCGGCCTTGTAGGCGGCGTCGGCTTCGGCATTTTTGTCGAGTTTGAAATAGGTCCGCCCCAGATTGGCCCAGGCATCGCCGCTGTTGGGATTCAATTCCGTGGCTTTTTTGAAATTTGTCAAAGCGTCATTGTACTTCTCACTCTTGAAATATAACGAACCCAGATTGATATAGGCGTCGGTATACTGGGGATCCTCCTTAATGGCGGCATCGTATTCCGAGATGGCGAGAGAATCCTTATTCTCATTGCTGTAATTGATGGCGTTGTTGAAATGCTCCTTCGCCTTTTCCGCATCACCCGAGAAGGCCGTTCCGGCCATCAGGATGACGCCGGCCAGTATCATAGGAATGATGATAAAAGCCTTGGAGAGGTGAAATCGATCTGACATTTGTTACTCCTTTCTTTTATTATTTATTCTACACTTATTTCAATCCAAAATTCCCGCTAATTATCAATTTTCATAGCGGGGTAACCGGGCCCGGATCCGGTCATCCTTGAGAGCCAGAATACGGGCCGCAAGATAGGCGGCATTTTTGGCGCCGGCCGTACCGATACTCATGGTCGCCACGGGAACTCCCGAGGGCATCTGGGCGATAGCCAGAAGGGAATCTAGGCCGTTCAGCGATGCCGGGAGGGGAACACCGATAACCGGCAGGGAGGTCTGGGCCGCCACTACGCCGGGCAATGCCGCCGCCATTCCGGCCATGCAGATTATCACTTCAAATCCGTTTTGAGCCGCCCTTCCCGCCAGTTCGCCGGTCCTTTGAGGCTGCCGATGCGCCGAAGATACCTCAATTACCCCTTCAATACCGAGCTCCGTGAGGACCGTCCGGCATTCCTCCGCGTATTGCATGTCCGATTTCGAGCCGATCATAATTAAAACTCTGGCCATAATTAAAATCCAAATCCTTTCATCCGCGCCAATCCCTTGGAAGCGATATCGCTTCTGTAAATCATGCCGTCGAATTTAATCCCCTCTATAATTTCATACGCCTTGGCCACCGCCGAGTGAAGATCTTTATCCACCGATGTTACGCCGACTACCCGTCCCCCGGCGCTTATCCAATCCTTATTATCCCGCCTCGTGCCGGAATGGAACAACTGCACATTTCTGGCGCCATAGTTCCTTAAACCGAAAATTCTCTTTCCGGTTTCCGGTTTATCGGGGTAACCTTTGGACGCCAGAACCACGCAGGCCGCCGCCCCGGTATCCCATTCCAGTTCATCGATAATCGAGAGGTTGCCGTCGACAATGGCAATGAAAATATCCGCCAGATCCGATTTCAGAAGCGGCAGGACAACCTGTGTCTCCGGGTCCCCGAATCGGCAGTTGAATTCCATGACTTTCGGCCCCGCCGGCGTCATCATGAGTCCCGCGTAAAGAACGCCCTTGTAATTTCGCCCTTCTTTCTCCAGGCCGAGAATGGTCGGTTCAAGTATATGCTCCTTAATCAGAGTTAGGGTTTGCTCGTCGATGATCGGCACGGGACTATAAGCGCCCATGCCGCCGGTATTCGGCCCGGTATCCCCGTCGCCGACCCGTTTATGATCCTGCGACGGCAGCATTACCTTAACGGTCTTGCCGTCGGTGAACGCCATGACCGAAACTTCCTCGCCTTCGAGAAAATTTTCCACCACGACACTGCTGCCGGCTTCGCCGAAAACTTTTTGGGCCATGATCATCTCGACCGCTTTCGTGGCTTCCTCGGTCGTATGGGCCACTACCACCCCTTTGCCGGCCGCCAGTCCGCTGGCTTTTATCACCACCGGCAGGGCGGCGTCGCGAACAAACGCCATCGCTTCCGACAATTCCGAAAAAATCTGAAACGGAGCCGTCGGGATATGATACTTCCTCATGAATTCCTTGGAGAAGGCCTTGGAACCCTCGATTTCCGCCGCAGTTTGAGTCGGGCCGAAAATTCTCAGGCCCCGCTGGTTGAATTCATCGACAATCCCCAGTGTCAGGGGGAGTTCCGGGCCGACCACTGTCAAATCAATATTGTGCTTCTGGGCGAAATCGGCCAGGCCGGTAATATCATCGGCTTTGATTTCG comes from the Candidatus Zixiibacteriota bacterium genome and includes:
- a CDS encoding conserved hypothetical protein (Evidence 4 : Unknown function but conserved in other organisms), which encodes MKSLLIGLLIGIGAAFLTAPVFARQGEIYGKIYTVDNDVLEGFIRWDKNEASWTDVFDGLKDRGSERVNRTREDRRKEYDRTVKIFGISIFRETGDNTKLFDSDQSQSGIRFGQIRSIIPDGDDAVRLILKSGEKVEFRNGSTDFGSGIRGVVIDDKKDGPTELYWEDIDKIDLEEAPKVESKMGKRLYGKVITRQGAEFTGFVAWDSDEVYDTDILDGRDRHRGRKIEFANLKSIERNSSRSSMVALKDGRELRLEDSNDIDSGNRGICVSDPKLGRIEISWDEFDMIDFMDPPPGMPYAAFDGGKRLHGTVYTDGGEKYTGDIRWDDDEESTWELLNGIYEDVDMAIEFGEVKSIEKISSRTSLVTLKDGRSFRLKGSNDIDSGNRGIFVDSGKDKTWINWDEFEKAEFTN
- a CDS encoding exported hypothetical protein (Evidence 5 : Unknown function) codes for the protein MSDRFHLSKAFIIIPMILAGVILMAGTAFSGDAEKAKEHFNNAINYSNENKDSLAISEYDAAIKEDPQYTDAYINLGSLYFKSEKYNDALTNFKKATELNPNSGDAWANLGRTYFKLDKNAEADAAYKAALKNKPDYYDVYKDIGLLYHAQGNWPGLVDNMKIYTEKVPTDDMGFYLLGKGYQSLKKYPEAIAAYNKAIELNKDNFFAYSAIGKIYQVQENYAGAVKMFEEATRIKPDNYLAARDLAISFEQINQDKTDQVVAYWNKFIKAARNNPRAKNLVQEAEAHVKDLQAAKGAN
- the purE gene encoding N5-carboxyaminoimidazole ribonucleotide mutase (Evidence 2a : Function from experimental evidences in other organisms; PubMedId : 10074353, 10574791, 8117684; Product type e : enzyme) — protein: MARVLIMIGSKSDMQYAEECRTVLTELGIEGVIEVSSAHRQPQRTGELAGRAAQNGFEVIICMAGMAAALPGVVAAQTSLPVIGVPLPASLNGLDSLLAIAQMPSGVPVATMSIGTAGAKNAAYLAARILALKDDRIRARLPRYEN
- the purD gene encoding Phosphoribosylamine--glycine ligase, with the translated sequence MKILVVGSGGREHAIIWKLKQSPLISKIYAAPGNAGIALIAETVEIKADDITGLADFAQKHNIDLTVVGPELPLTLGIVDEFNQRGLRIFGPTQTAAEIEGSKAFSKEFMRKYHIPTAPFQIFSELSEAMAFVRDAALPVVIKASGLAAGKGVVVAHTTEEATKAVEMIMAQKVFGEAGSSVVVENFLEGEEVSVMAFTDGKTVKVMLPSQDHKRVGDGDTGPNTGGMGAYSPVPIIDEQTLTLIKEHILEPTILGLEKEGRNYKGVLYAGLMMTPAGPKVMEFNCRFGDPETQVVLPLLKSDLADIFIAIVDGNLSIIDELEWDTGAAACVVLASKGYPDKPETGKRIFGLRNYGARNVQLFHSGTRRDNKDWISAGGRVVGVTSVDKDLHSAVAKAYEIIEGIKFDGMIYRSDIASKGLARMKGFGF